The Streptococcus mitis genome has a segment encoding these proteins:
- the pbp1a gene encoding penicillin-binding protein PBP1A → MNKQTILRIAKYASIGFLTVFIAAVVLGGGLFLYYVSKAPSLSESKLVATTSSKIYDNKDELIADLGAERRVNAQSNEIPTELVNAIISIEDHRFFNHRGVDTIRILGAALRNLRGGGGLQGASTLTQQLIKLTYFSTSTADQTLSRKAQEAWLAVQLEQKATKQEILTYYINKVYMSNGNYGMQTAAQNYYGKDLKDLNLPQLALLAGMPQAPNQYDPYSHPEAAQERRNLVLSEMKGQGFITAEQYEKAINTPITEGLQSLKSGNSYPAYMDNYLKEVIDQVEQETGYNLLTTGMEVYTNVDTEVQQRLWDIYNTDEYVNYPDDELQVASTIVDVTNGKVIAQLGSRHQSSNVSFGINQAVETNRDWGSTMKPITDYAPALEYGIYDSTASIVHDVPYNYPGTDTPVYNWDKGYFGNITIQYALQQSRNVTAVETLNKVGLDKAKTFLNGLGIDYPSLHYANAISSNTTESNKQYGASSEKMAAAYAAFANGGIYHKPMYVNKVVFSDGSSKEFSDPGTRAMKETTAYMMTEMMKTVLAYGTGRGAYLPWLPQAGKTGTSNYTDEEIEKYIKNSGYVAPDEMFVGYTRKYSMAIWTGYSNRLTPIVGDGFYVAAKVYRSMMTYLSEDNHPGDWTMPEGLYRSGEYVFKNGARPTWTAPSTQQSSTPAPASQAPETSTSQSSVTTPNSNVNPNANTATPNAGTNENTVTQQPSTNQGQPNQNPQPAQQ, encoded by the coding sequence ATGAACAAACAAACTATCCTGCGAATAGCTAAGTATGCAAGTATCGGCTTCTTAACTGTATTTATCGCAGCTGTTGTCCTAGGCGGAGGGCTTTTTCTCTACTATGTTAGCAAAGCTCCATCTCTGTCCGAAAGTAAACTAGTCGCTACAACTTCAAGTAAGATATACGATAACAAAGACGAACTGATTGCCGATCTTGGAGCAGAACGTCGTGTCAATGCACAATCAAATGAAATTCCAACGGAATTAGTTAATGCTATTATTTCCATTGAAGACCATCGTTTCTTTAATCACCGTGGAGTTGATACTATTCGTATTCTTGGGGCAGCATTGAGAAATCTCCGAGGTGGAGGGGGACTCCAAGGAGCTTCAACCTTAACTCAGCAATTGATTAAGTTGACTTATTTTTCTACTTCAACTGCTGATCAAACCTTATCACGTAAAGCACAGGAGGCTTGGCTAGCGGTTCAACTAGAGCAAAAAGCTACGAAACAAGAAATACTAACCTACTACATTAATAAGGTCTACATGTCAAACGGTAACTACGGAATGCAAACTGCTGCACAGAACTACTACGGAAAAGATCTTAAAGATTTGAATTTACCGCAGTTAGCACTCCTCGCAGGAATGCCTCAGGCTCCAAATCAGTATGACCCATACTCTCATCCTGAAGCAGCTCAGGAACGACGTAATCTTGTCCTATCTGAGATGAAGGGTCAAGGATTCATCACAGCAGAGCAATATGAAAAAGCAATCAACACACCAATTACTGAAGGTCTACAAAGCCTAAAATCCGGTAACAGTTATCCTGCTTACATGGACAATTACCTAAAGGAAGTAATTGATCAAGTAGAGCAAGAAACTGGCTACAACCTTCTAACTACCGGTATGGAAGTATACACCAATGTTGACACCGAGGTTCAACAACGTCTCTGGGATATTTACAATACTGATGAATACGTTAATTATCCTGATGATGAACTCCAAGTAGCTTCAACTATCGTAGATGTAACAAATGGTAAAGTCATTGCTCAGTTAGGTTCTCGTCACCAATCAAGTAATGTATCTTTCGGAATCAACCAAGCCGTTGAAACCAATCGTGACTGGGGTTCTACTATGAAACCAATCACCGACTATGCTCCTGCCTTAGAATACGGTATCTACGATTCAACTGCTTCAATTGTTCACGATGTTCCTTATAACTATCCTGGAACAGATACACCTGTTTACAACTGGGATAAAGGTTACTTCGGAAATATTACTATCCAGTATGCTCTTCAACAATCACGTAATGTCACAGCGGTTGAAACTCTTAATAAGGTTGGTTTAGATAAAGCAAAAACCTTCCTAAACGGACTCGGTATTGATTATCCAAGTCTGCACTATGCGAATGCTATCTCTAGTAATACAACTGAATCCAACAAACAGTACGGAGCAAGTAGTGAGAAAATGGCAGCTGCCTACGCAGCTTTTGCAAATGGTGGTATCTACCATAAACCAATGTATGTTAACAAGGTTGTCTTTAGTGACGGCAGCTCAAAAGAATTTTCTGACCCTGGCACTCGGGCTATGAAAGAGACGACTGCCTATATGATGACAGAAATGATGAAAACTGTTTTAGCATACGGAACAGGTCGTGGTGCCTATCTTCCATGGCTACCTCAAGCTGGTAAAACTGGTACATCAAATTATACAGATGAAGAAATTGAGAAATATATCAAAAACTCAGGCTATGTTGCACCAGATGAAATGTTTGTCGGCTATACTCGTAAATATTCGATGGCTATATGGACGGGTTACTCAAATCGTCTTACTCCTATTGTTGGTGATGGCTTCTATGTTGCAGCCAAGGTTTACCGCTCAATGATGACTTATCTTTCTGAAGATAATCATCCTGGAGATTGGACTATGCCTGAGGGCTTATATCGAAGTGGCGAATATGTCTTTAAGAACGGTGCTCGTCCTACATGGACTGCTCCTTCTACTCAACAAAGTTCTACACCCGCTCCTGCGAGTCAAGCTCCAGAAACCTCAACCTCTCAGTCAAGTGTAACGACACCAAACTCAAACGTAAATCCAAATGCAAATACAGCTACTCCCAATGCTGGAACCAATGAGAATACGGTAACACAACAACCAAGTACCAATCAAGGTCAGCCTAACCAAAATCCTCAGCCAGCTCAACAATAA
- a CDS encoding SIALI-17 repeat-containing surface protein — MDRHFFERRCHYSIRKFAIGAASVMIGASIFGANVVQAAETGGTPEKEGTITQAQPLDKLPDDLAAVLKKAESEATADTGHEENHENTAGTSPAATEETSPATTPTAPKPAETLKPVETPKADSKPVEPATPTIKPVEKQMEDREDRNHLEGVTVQANDSETGTPFTADKAVDGDPDTRWATNPNINKPTFELTLPKTTLIRHVEIDWDRRVRNGQNDPNIKSWSLYYAGQDDVNASGEKQWKLAHTKTGEPVLDEKVDLANSIQAKYLKLEINDYQAGTMGWRNVGIQEIRAYSNIPDTSKITDIRQVTELTIAKDGQSLVLPTLPGKVSLIGSNKQGVIDLQNHIYKPLTDQRVKVMVEQIKDSHTFTKEFEVVIKGLHQDEGVGVKPKVAPAVQQWYGKEGQSSITSDTVLATGDSGFNQVATFYQSDLASRGLELATGDKQAQKRIEFKKVENKGYGKEGYGIMIQDGVITIEAATNTGAFYATRTLLQMGESNLQNGEIRDFPSFSHRGFMLDTGRKFIPYDTLVDIMLNMAYYKMNDLQLHLNDNYIFLKEHLAGKNLTQEEELKYVLEHAKTGFRVETDIVGKNGQKLTSDEHYTKEEMQNLIKLAKALHINLVPEIDTPGHALSFVKVRPDLMYQGSLSDYRGKHNVERVAMLDLDNKYDETLAFVKSVYDKLLDGPDAPLHGVSTVHIGTDEYYGSRESYRRYVNDLIKYIKGKGYTPRIWGSLSAKRGKTAVDWKDVEVDIWSIGWQQPKEAIAQGAKIINITDIPTYSVPNGDNRQAAYGDYANYETQYNGWTPNDFRTGHGLLLEASNPNIIGGGHAVWNDNIDLHETGLTSYDIFKRFFKSMQTTAERTWGSDRAASTFAERILPASPYAPQSNPDRAIDQSDLFTINSETVKNYASKKVKASDQGLAFDKDSSIEGLAGDVGPSHVLKFDVTVTGDGEQTFSTSGDNRIYLADKDGYLAYQFEQFHIQFKKKLEKNKRYQISIVTKPQSTEFYVDGEKIERIANPDHPRFAHNSLVLPLESIGGFKGILHSAELSDKPFVNPRLIPTDHFTVSATSQETPGTATEGTVEKAFDNDPNTFWHTKWTGDTAPYTLSMTLKEAEKVNGLTYLPRPGGGNGVVTRYEIYAQKDGQMVKVSEGNWDNNTQEKTVNFAPVQTNKVELKVLAGVGGFASAAEVHLLKPIKEGQETPEPEQPSTPETPKVEQTGDGTVELADQFTASKPASEDSIAAASKSADYLKKEYKVFPTPQKVTYGEGVTALRKQVNLVMGDQLDIYTRNRLKSVLQDNQVSYTTSQSAVAGATNIYLGVHGRGSQAEQNLSNVSAGLFDKIDAYALTVKDNSISIVGKDTDAVFYGLTTLKHMLKESQVPVLRNVTVEDYAEIKNRGFIEGYYGNPWSNADRAELMRFGGDLKLTQYFFAPKDDPYHNKKWRELYPEEKLAEIRELARVGNQSKTRYVWTIHPFMNNRIRFGNEAHYQEDLATIKAKFTQLMKVGVREFGILADDAPSPVGGYNSYNRLMQDMTNWLTEMQGTYSGLRKEMIFVPGQYWGNGREAELKSLNENLPSSTSMTLTGGKIWGEVSEGFLSTLKNNLTAGGKTYRPVSLWVNWPVTDNSKQHLILGGGEKFLHPNVDPSLLSGIMLNPMQQSEPSKIALFAGAQYTWKQWKSEEEAKKLNDIAFNFVENGHFEDSKVSAAFRELGKHMINQNMDGRVVKLEESVELAPKLTDFMTKLKAGQDVTAERATLRAEFAKIKEAAELYKASGDQKMVAQIHYWLDNAIDQMNALDAFLTGTEAMATNDAAKLWDSYYKGLKLYEQSQTHTFHYVDHLEKAELGVQHIRPFILSLKEVLASEVQKVLHPDQIISTFITNRTGVEGGLAEVTDGDLATHALIKSPNSIKTGDYIGMKFNKPVDIQTLTFAMGTQANPSDTFSKAEVQYLDENDNWVSLKEPTYVGNESLVQFENLNIKAKAVRMIATEDRDDTWFAVREIAVNRPVENARKQQTATISLSSNLVYKLRTSASQITDGKDNTEAMMANADGSNTTPVDAWAQLDLGEVKSVTKVRLRQGTGDKLAAGVLEYSTDGSAWQELDRLSGEQTKEVTRAINARYIRVRNTKASDLWWRIQDFSVETRSGNSDLTDTNVDALKETPVVDSLGSYELQIPAGTKLPAHSYLGMKFDRIHQVKSIQLQGQTNPALSLEYSANAQEWTPASQLTDRSVATHLVRYVRLVNKTDQEQAVPSTSLLVTTKEVQPTTLESTTMGIHPTYGSNDVRKINNLDQLFDGVYNNFVEFSDYAHKDGHVTLKLGSERTIKKIRAYIQDGTQNYLRDGKIQVSQDGKTWTDVVTVGDGVANSPHDDSLTDGWTHDSKMPGNRYIEGELTTPVKANYLRVLYTADYDARFVGFTELVINDGEFVKPINDPTVEGNGGESRGNFYTNLVDGKVLTSYKAENDKGEMVYHLSEPTNANHLRLVSSLPEGAKARVQARTLKDGQESWTDLGVITSSLQTFAIRNGGSLLDVKLVWEGGKAEFYELASFYQELTEEPVQSSKSEEAAPVLEVPEFTGGVNAVEALVHELPAYTGPVSTVGDQATPTVEKPEFQGGVNSVMALKHELPAYTSPVSTVGDQVAPTVEKPEFKGGVNSVMALKHELPAYTGPVSTVGDQAAPTVEKSEFQGGVNSVMALKHELPEYTGPVSTVGDQATPTVEKPEFQGGVNSVMALKHELPEYTGPLSTVGDQPAPTVEKPEFKLSSLEKAQTPEAPVQVAKEDKRLPETGEKQSETAIFLASVGLALSAIFVAKSKKD; from the coding sequence ATGGATAGACATTTTTTTGAAAGACGCTGTCACTATAGTATTCGAAAATTTGCAATTGGTGCAGCCTCTGTAATGATCGGTGCTAGTATCTTTGGTGCAAATGTAGTGCAGGCTGCTGAGACAGGTGGAACACCTGAGAAAGAAGGAACTATCACACAAGCTCAGCCCCTAGATAAGTTGCCGGACGATTTAGCAGCTGTTTTAAAGAAAGCTGAATCAGAGGCAACGGCAGATACAGGTCATGAAGAAAATCATGAAAATACTGCAGGAACAAGTCCTGCAGCAACTGAAGAAACAAGCCCAGCAACAACTCCAACAGCTCCCAAACCAGCTGAGACTCTGAAGCCGGTTGAAACACCAAAAGCAGATTCTAAACCTGTAGAACCAGCTACACCTACAATCAAACCAGTTGAAAAGCAAATGGAAGATAGAGAAGATCGTAACCACTTAGAAGGTGTCACTGTCCAAGCAAACGACTCAGAAACTGGTACTCCTTTTACTGCTGACAAGGCAGTAGATGGGGATCCTGATACTCGTTGGGCAACAAATCCAAATATTAACAAACCAACTTTCGAATTAACTCTTCCCAAGACTACACTTATTAGACATGTGGAAATTGATTGGGATCGTCGTGTTCGCAATGGGCAAAATGACCCTAATATCAAATCATGGAGCCTCTACTATGCAGGTCAAGATGATGTAAATGCTAGTGGAGAAAAACAATGGAAGCTAGCTCATACCAAGACTGGAGAACCTGTTTTAGATGAGAAAGTTGACTTAGCCAATAGTATTCAAGCTAAATATCTCAAGTTAGAAATCAATGACTACCAAGCGGGCACAATGGGCTGGAGAAATGTTGGTATTCAAGAAATTCGAGCTTATTCGAATATTCCTGATACAAGTAAGATAACGGATATCCGTCAGGTTACAGAATTGACTATAGCTAAAGATGGACAGTCTCTTGTCTTGCCAACTCTACCAGGAAAAGTCAGTCTTATCGGTAGCAACAAACAAGGTGTGATTGACCTTCAAAATCACATTTATAAGCCTCTAACTGATCAACGCGTTAAGGTTATGGTAGAGCAAATTAAAGATTCACATACTTTTACTAAAGAATTTGAAGTAGTCATCAAGGGGCTACATCAGGACGAAGGTGTGGGTGTCAAACCAAAAGTAGCACCAGCTGTTCAACAATGGTATGGAAAAGAAGGTCAATCTTCTATCACGTCAGATACAGTTCTTGCGACAGGAGATTCAGGCTTTAATCAGGTAGCAACCTTCTACCAGTCAGACCTTGCAAGCCGTGGATTGGAACTTGCGACAGGTGACAAGCAGGCTCAAAAACGAATCGAGTTTAAAAAGGTTGAAAATAAGGGTTATGGTAAGGAAGGTTATGGCATCATGATTCAAGATGGTGTCATTACCATCGAAGCTGCAACGAACACAGGAGCCTTCTATGCTACTCGTACTCTTCTTCAAATGGGGGAAAGCAATCTCCAAAATGGAGAAATTCGTGATTTCCCAAGCTTCAGCCACCGTGGCTTTATGCTAGATACAGGTCGTAAATTTATCCCTTATGACACCCTTGTAGACATCATGCTCAACATGGCTTACTACAAGATGAACGACTTGCAGTTGCACCTCAACGATAACTATATCTTCCTAAAGGAACACTTGGCAGGTAAGAACCTAACACAAGAAGAAGAGCTTAAGTATGTTCTAGAACATGCTAAGACAGGTTTCCGTGTAGAGACAGATATTGTCGGTAAGAATGGTCAAAAATTAACATCAGATGAGCACTATACTAAAGAAGAGATGCAAAATCTGATTAAACTTGCTAAGGCCTTGCATATCAATCTAGTTCCAGAAATTGACACACCAGGTCATGCTCTGTCATTTGTCAAAGTTCGCCCTGACCTCATGTATCAAGGTAGCCTGAGCGATTACAGAGGTAAACATAACGTAGAGCGCGTAGCTATGCTCGATCTAGATAATAAATACGATGAAACGCTGGCTTTTGTCAAATCAGTTTATGACAAACTTCTTGATGGTCCAGATGCACCACTTCATGGGGTATCTACTGTTCATATCGGAACGGATGAATACTACGGAAGTAGAGAAAGCTATCGTCGTTATGTCAATGACCTTATTAAATACATTAAAGGGAAAGGCTATACACCTCGTATTTGGGGATCGCTCAGTGCGAAACGAGGTAAAACAGCGGTTGATTGGAAAGATGTAGAAGTTGATATCTGGAGTATTGGCTGGCAGCAACCAAAAGAAGCTATTGCTCAAGGAGCTAAGATTATTAATATCACAGATATCCCAACATATAGCGTTCCGAATGGAGATAATCGTCAAGCTGCTTATGGTGATTATGCTAACTATGAAACTCAATATAATGGTTGGACACCAAACGATTTCAGAACTGGTCATGGCCTACTTCTAGAAGCATCAAATCCAAATATAATTGGTGGTGGCCACGCAGTTTGGAATGACAATATCGACCTTCATGAGACAGGTTTGACATCTTATGATATCTTTAAACGCTTCTTCAAGAGCATGCAAACAACTGCAGAACGTACTTGGGGATCTGACCGTGCGGCATCGACATTTGCAGAACGTATCCTACCAGCGAGCCCTTATGCGCCACAGTCAAATCCTGACAGAGCGATTGATCAAAGTGATTTGTTTACTATCAATTCTGAAACTGTGAAAAACTATGCAAGTAAGAAAGTAAAAGCATCTGATCAAGGTTTAGCATTTGACAAAGACAGTAGTATTGAAGGCTTAGCTGGTGATGTTGGTCCAAGTCATGTCTTGAAGTTTGATGTAACTGTCACTGGAGACGGTGAACAAACCTTCTCAACAAGTGGAGACAACCGTATCTATCTAGCTGATAAAGACGGCTATCTTGCTTATCAATTTGAACAGTTCCATATCCAGTTCAAGAAAAAACTTGAAAAGAACAAACGTTATCAAATCTCTATTGTGACTAAACCACAATCAACGGAATTCTATGTGGATGGTGAGAAGATTGAACGTATCGCAAATCCAGATCACCCTCGCTTTGCTCACAATAGCTTGGTTCTACCGCTTGAAAGCATCGGTGGATTCAAAGGAATTTTACATAGTGCAGAGTTGTCAGATAAACCATTTGTAAATCCTCGTTTGATTCCAACAGATCATTTCACAGTTTCTGCAACTAGTCAAGAAACACCAGGAACAGCGACTGAAGGCACTGTTGAAAAAGCCTTTGACAATGATCCAAACACCTTCTGGCATACTAAATGGACTGGTGATACTGCTCCGTACACTCTTTCTATGACTTTGAAAGAAGCAGAAAAAGTCAATGGTTTGACTTATCTCCCACGTCCAGGTGGTGGAAATGGAGTCGTGACTCGCTACGAGATCTATGCACAAAAAGATGGCCAAATGGTCAAGGTTTCAGAAGGAAACTGGGACAACAATACCCAAGAAAAAACAGTCAACTTTGCTCCTGTTCAGACTAACAAGGTTGAGTTGAAAGTTCTAGCAGGTGTTGGGGGCTTTGCAAGTGCAGCTGAAGTTCATCTATTGAAACCTATCAAAGAGGGACAAGAGACACCAGAACCAGAACAACCATCTACACCTGAAACTCCAAAAGTCGAGCAAACAGGTGATGGAACAGTTGAACTTGCGGATCAATTCACAGCAAGCAAACCAGCTAGCGAAGATAGTATTGCAGCTGCCAGCAAGAGCGCAGATTATCTCAAGAAAGAGTACAAGGTTTTCCCAACTCCACAAAAAGTGACTTATGGAGAAGGAGTGACAGCTCTTCGTAAGCAAGTCAATTTAGTAATGGGAGATCAACTCGATATTTATACTCGTAATCGCTTGAAGAGTGTCTTGCAGGACAATCAAGTATCCTACACTACTAGTCAATCAGCAGTTGCTGGCGCAACTAATATCTATCTTGGAGTACATGGACGCGGATCACAAGCAGAACAAAACTTATCTAACGTTTCAGCAGGTCTCTTTGACAAGATTGACGCCTATGCCTTAACCGTCAAGGACAACTCAATTTCCATCGTCGGAAAAGACACAGATGCGGTCTTCTATGGTTTGACAACCTTGAAACACATGCTCAAGGAAAGTCAAGTTCCAGTTCTTCGCAATGTGACAGTGGAAGATTACGCTGAAATCAAGAACCGTGGTTTCATCGAAGGTTACTATGGAAATCCATGGTCTAATGCAGATCGTGCTGAACTCATGCGTTTTGGTGGCGATTTGAAATTGACCCAATACTTCTTCGCACCAAAAGATGATCCATACCACAACAAGAAATGGCGTGAACTTTACCCAGAAGAAAAACTAGCTGAAATTCGTGAACTTGCTCGCGTCGGAAATCAAAGTAAAACTCGCTATGTCTGGACCATTCATCCATTCATGAACAACCGTATCCGCTTTGGTAATGAAGCGCATTACCAAGAAGATTTGGCAACCATCAAGGCCAAATTTACTCAGTTGATGAAAGTGGGTGTCCGTGAATTTGGTATTCTAGCCGATGATGCCCCAAGCCCAGTTGGAGGCTATAATAGCTACAACCGCTTGATGCAGGATATGACCAACTGGTTGACAGAAATGCAAGGAACTTATAGCGGTCTTCGCAAAGAAATGATCTTTGTTCCAGGTCAGTATTGGGGTAATGGGCGTGAAGCAGAGTTGAAATCTCTAAATGAAAATCTCCCAAGTTCAACATCTATGACCTTGACGGGTGGTAAGATTTGGGGTGAAGTTTCTGAAGGTTTCTTATCAACTCTCAAGAACAATCTAACTGCAGGTGGTAAAACTTATCGTCCAGTATCACTTTGGGTGAACTGGCCAGTTACAGATAACTCTAAACAACACTTGATTCTAGGTGGTGGTGAGAAATTCCTTCATCCGAATGTAGATCCAAGCTTGCTGTCTGGTATCATGTTGAATCCAATGCAACAGTCTGAACCATCTAAGATTGCCCTCTTTGCTGGAGCTCAATATACATGGAAACAGTGGAAATCAGAAGAAGAAGCTAAGAAACTCAATGACATTGCCTTCAACTTTGTTGAAAATGGTCATTTTGAAGATAGCAAGGTATCAGCAGCCTTCCGCGAACTTGGTAAGCACATGATCAACCAAAATATGGACGGTCGTGTTGTTAAACTAGAAGAATCAGTTGAATTAGCTCCAAAATTGACAGACTTCATGACTAAGCTCAAAGCGGGTCAGGATGTAACTGCAGAACGTGCAACCTTGCGTGCAGAATTTGCCAAGATTAAAGAAGCAGCTGAACTTTATAAAGCATCAGGTGATCAAAAGATGGTTGCACAGATCCACTATTGGTTGGATAATGCAATCGACCAAATGAATGCCCTTGATGCCTTCCTAACAGGAACAGAGGCTATGGCTACAAATGATGCAGCCAAACTTTGGGATAGCTACTATAAAGGTTTGAAATTGTATGAACAGTCTCAAACTCATACCTTCCATTATGTAGACCATCTTGAAAAGGCTGAATTGGGTGTTCAACATATCCGTCCATTTATCCTATCTTTGAAGGAAGTCCTAGCGTCTGAAGTTCAAAAAGTCTTGCACCCTGACCAAATCATCAGCACCTTTATTACTAATCGAACAGGTGTAGAAGGTGGTTTGGCAGAAGTAACGGATGGTGACTTGGCAACTCATGCTTTGATTAAATCACCAAATAGTATCAAGACAGGTGATTATATTGGTATGAAGTTCAACAAACCGGTAGATATCCAAACCTTGACCTTTGCTATGGGAACTCAGGCAAATCCAAGTGATACATTTAGCAAGGCTGAAGTTCAGTATTTGGATGAAAATGATAACTGGGTAAGTTTGAAAGAACCAACTTATGTTGGTAATGAGTCACTTGTTCAGTTTGAGAATCTTAACATCAAAGCTAAAGCAGTACGTATGATTGCTACAGAAGATCGTGATGACACCTGGTTTGCAGTTCGCGAGATTGCAGTAAATCGTCCAGTAGAGAACGCTCGTAAACAACAAACTGCTACAATTAGCCTCAGCTCAAATCTAGTTTATAAATTGAGAACATCAGCAAGTCAAATTACTGATGGTAAAGATAATACAGAAGCTATGATGGCAAATGCTGATGGCAGCAATACGACTCCAGTAGATGCCTGGGCACAACTTGACCTAGGTGAAGTCAAGTCAGTCACTAAAGTTCGTCTTCGCCAAGGAACTGGCGATAAACTTGCCGCAGGTGTACTTGAGTACTCTACAGATGGATCTGCATGGCAAGAGTTAGATCGCCTATCAGGAGAACAAACTAAGGAAGTGACTAGAGCTATCAATGCTCGTTACATCCGAGTACGTAATACCAAGGCAAGTGACCTTTGGTGGCGTATCCAAGACTTCTCTGTTGAGACACGTTCTGGAAATAGCGATTTAACAGACACCAACGTGGATGCCTTGAAGGAAACACCAGTAGTGGATAGCTTGGGCAGTTACGAGCTTCAAATTCCAGCTGGAACTAAACTTCCTGCTCATAGCTATCTAGGTATGAAATTTGACCGAATCCATCAAGTCAAGAGCATCCAACTCCAAGGTCAAACAAATCCAGCTCTTAGCCTTGAGTACTCTGCAAATGCTCAAGAATGGACACCAGCTAGCCAATTGACTGATAGATCTGTAGCGACCCACTTGGTACGTTATGTTCGTCTTGTGAATAAAACAGACCAAGAGCAGGCTGTTCCATCTACTTCACTCCTAGTAACTACCAAAGAAGTCCAACCAACAACACTAGAATCAACAACTATGGGCATTCATCCAACATATGGAAGCAATGATGTTCGTAAGATTAATAACCTAGATCAATTGTTTGATGGTGTGTACAACAACTTTGTTGAGTTTTCAGACTATGCTCATAAAGATGGCCATGTAACCTTGAAACTTGGTAGTGAACGCACTATCAAGAAGATCAGAGCTTACATCCAAGACGGAACTCAAAACTATCTTCGTGATGGTAAAATCCAAGTCAGCCAAGACGGTAAAACTTGGACGGATGTTGTGACAGTGGGAGATGGTGTAGCCAATAGTCCACACGATGATTCATTGACAGATGGTTGGACACATGATTCTAAGATGCCAGGAAATCGTTACATCGAGGGTGAATTGACGACACCAGTCAAAGCAAACTATCTTCGTGTCCTCTATACAGCTGACTATGATGCTCGTTTTGTAGGATTTACAGAATTGGTGATCAATGATGGCGAATTTGTCAAACCAATCAATGATCCAACTGTAGAAGGAAACGGTGGCGAAAGCCGAGGCAACTTCTATACTAATCTTGTAGATGGAAAAGTCTTGACTAGTTACAAGGCGGAAAATGATAAGGGTGAAATGGTTTACCACTTGTCAGAACCAACCAATGCTAACCATCTTCGTCTCGTTTCAAGCCTTCCTGAAGGAGCGAAAGCACGAGTTCAAGCGAGAACACTTAAGGATGGACAAGAAAGTTGGACAGATCTTGGTGTCATTACATCTAGTCTCCAAACCTTTGCTATCCGAAATGGTGGTTCTCTTCTAGATGTTAAACTGGTCTGGGAAGGTGGCAAGGCTGAGTTTTATGAATTGGCGAGCTTCTATCAAGAATTGACAGAAGAACCTGTTCAATCAAGTAAGAGTGAAGAAGCAGCACCAGTGCTTGAGGTACCTGAATTTACAGGTGGTGTGAATGCAGTTGAAGCCTTGGTACATGAACTACCAGCTTATACAGGCCCAGTATCAACCGTAGGCGATCAAGCTACACCGACAGTTGAGAAGCCTGAGTTCCAAGGTGGAGTCAACTCCGTTATGGCCTTGAAACATGAGCTACCAGCTTATACAAGCCCAGTATCAACCGTAGGCGACCAAGTCGCTCCAACAGTAGAGAAACCAGAGTTCAAGGGTGGAGTCAACTCCGTTATGGCCTTGAAGCATGAACTACCAGCTTATACAGGCCCAGTATCAACCGTAGGCGACCAAGCCGCTCCAACAGTAGAGAAATCAGAGTTCCAAGGTGGAGTGAACTCCGTTATGGCCTTGAAACATGAGCTACCAGAGTACACAGGTCCGGTATCAACCGTAGGCGATCAAGCCACTCCAACAGTAGAGAAACCAGAGTTCCAAGGTGGAGTCAACTCCGTTATGGCCTTGAAACATGAACTACCAGAGTATACAGGTCCATTGTCAACCGTAGGTGACCAACCAGCACCGACAGTAGAAAAACCAGAGTTTAAACTAAGTTCGTTAGAAAAAGCTCAGACTCCAGAAGCACCAGTTCAAGTTGCCAAGGAAGACAAGAGATTGCCAGAAACTGGTGAAAAGCAGTCAGAAACAGCTATTTTCTTAGCAAGTGTTGGACTAGCCTTATCTGCTATCTTTGTAGCAAAAAGTAAAAAAGATTAG